Proteins encoded by one window of Streptomyces sp. NBC_01477:
- a CDS encoding type I polyketide synthase — protein sequence MTSAGPDMVSADTLKRAYLTMERLQRQVEEHERARFEPVAIVGAGCRFPGGVTDTATYWRMLTEGTDAVGGIPADRWDHDAFYDEEAGRPGKVYTRSGAFLDGLDRFDHDFFGISRREALQMDPHQRLSLQVAWEALEDAGQAPGSLAGSHTGVFMGAASWDYITAQIRHPDDVSAYTSSGAALSFVPARIAYLLDLRGPNITVDTACSSSLVAVHQACQSLRTGECDMALAGGVNVVLSPLLMISQSQFGSVSRQGRAMTFSDAADGYVRGEGCGVVVLKRLSDAVRDQDRVLAVVRGGAVNQDGRSAGITAPNGAAQRDVFRRALAAASVRPEQVGFIETHGTGTRLGDPIEAEALADVYGREHGAPVYLGAVKTNIGHLEAAAGVAGLIKAALCLSHAEIPPNLHFDKLNANISFDGTTFEVPTARIPWPQPEGGRRAAAVSGFGLSGTNAHLILEQAPPAAPPAPDDRRPASVLALSARTETALAEVARRYAARLTDGDGTALADLCWSAGTGRSHFRHRLAAVGATRSEVAGRLAGFLRGESGPGLVQGEAGSSEVVFLFTGQGAQRPGMARRLFDTQPTFRQAVEECARIVEPLLERPLLSVLFPDDPADTQINETAYAQPATFAVEYAMARLWQSWGITPAAVLGHSAGECVAACVAGAMSLEDGLAFSVERARIIQDHGRPGTMAAVFAAEEDVAAEIAAHRDLIAIAAVNGPAATTISGDRGLVESVCAAFAARGVKARPLHIASAGHSPLMDPAVEPLRRAAEKIAFTAPRIPLVSNVSGALWPWDQAPGPDYWARHVRETVRLADGVRTLRDMGYRTFLEVGPAPTLLGVISDALPPGHDDLLLPSLRPQQDDWEVLLSTVAELYAAGAAIDWAGFDRDYARARAQLPGYPFEPVPCWQPPRPWDGAATAAAEGEDVQEDPGSRAAEPGGGRTARRSSRSRRRQSRIGTAEELLRLPEQERLAALTGQFVLGVKDVLGSATTEVGLDEPLTAFGLDSLMAVELRNDIQSRLLVTLQITDFLGGATIRSVAERVLGELPSSGAGSGEAGAPQAPAAPAAIRRVRRSADLAAQLLDEITARGEGRAASPAGPEGRQ from the coding sequence ATGACGTCAGCCGGACCGGACATGGTGTCGGCCGACACGCTGAAGCGCGCCTATCTGACGATGGAGCGCCTGCAGCGGCAGGTCGAGGAGCACGAGCGGGCCCGCTTCGAGCCGGTCGCCATCGTCGGCGCGGGCTGCCGCTTCCCCGGCGGCGTCACCGACACCGCGACCTACTGGCGGATGCTCACCGAGGGCACCGACGCCGTGGGCGGCATCCCCGCCGACCGCTGGGACCACGACGCCTTCTACGACGAGGAGGCCGGCAGACCCGGCAAGGTCTACACCCGCTCCGGCGCCTTCCTCGACGGCCTGGACCGCTTCGACCACGACTTCTTCGGGATCTCCCGGCGCGAGGCGCTCCAGATGGACCCGCACCAGCGGCTGAGCCTGCAAGTGGCCTGGGAGGCGCTGGAGGACGCCGGGCAGGCCCCCGGCTCGCTGGCCGGCAGCCACACGGGGGTGTTCATGGGCGCGGCCAGCTGGGACTACATCACCGCGCAGATCCGCCACCCCGACGACGTCAGCGCCTACACCAGTTCCGGCGCCGCCCTCAGCTTCGTCCCGGCCCGTATCGCCTACCTGCTCGACCTGCGCGGCCCCAACATCACGGTCGACACCGCCTGCTCGTCCTCGCTGGTGGCCGTCCACCAGGCGTGCCAGAGCCTGCGCACCGGGGAGTGCGACATGGCGCTGGCCGGCGGTGTCAACGTCGTCCTGTCCCCGCTGCTGATGATCTCGCAGTCGCAGTTCGGCTCGGTGTCCCGGCAGGGCCGCGCCATGACCTTCTCCGACGCCGCCGACGGCTACGTACGCGGCGAGGGCTGCGGCGTCGTCGTGCTCAAGCGGCTCTCGGACGCCGTGCGCGACCAGGACAGGGTCCTGGCCGTGGTGCGCGGCGGCGCGGTCAACCAGGACGGCCGCAGCGCCGGCATCACCGCGCCCAACGGCGCCGCGCAGCGCGACGTCTTCCGCCGCGCCCTTGCCGCGGCCTCGGTACGCCCCGAGCAGGTCGGCTTCATCGAGACCCACGGCACCGGCACCCGGCTCGGCGACCCCATCGAGGCCGAGGCCCTCGCCGACGTCTACGGCCGCGAGCACGGCGCCCCGGTCTACCTCGGCGCGGTCAAGACCAACATCGGCCACCTGGAGGCGGCGGCCGGGGTCGCCGGGCTCATCAAGGCCGCCCTGTGCCTGTCGCACGCCGAGATCCCGCCCAACCTGCACTTCGACAAGCTGAACGCCAACATCTCCTTCGACGGCACCACCTTCGAGGTGCCCACCGCCCGCATCCCGTGGCCGCAGCCCGAGGGCGGCAGGCGGGCCGCCGCCGTGAGCGGCTTCGGCCTCAGCGGCACCAACGCGCACCTCATCCTGGAGCAGGCACCCCCGGCCGCGCCGCCCGCGCCGGACGACCGCAGGCCCGCCTCGGTCCTGGCGCTGTCGGCCCGTACCGAGACCGCGCTCGCCGAGGTCGCCCGGCGCTACGCCGCCCGGCTCACCGACGGCGACGGGACCGCGCTGGCCGACCTGTGCTGGTCGGCCGGCACCGGCCGCTCCCACTTCCGGCACCGCCTGGCCGCCGTCGGCGCCACCCGGAGCGAGGTCGCGGGGCGGCTCGCCGGCTTCCTGCGCGGCGAGAGCGGACCCGGCCTCGTCCAGGGCGAGGCGGGCAGCTCCGAGGTGGTCTTCCTCTTCACCGGGCAGGGCGCCCAGCGCCCCGGCATGGCCCGCCGCCTCTTCGACACCCAGCCGACCTTCCGGCAGGCGGTCGAGGAGTGCGCGCGGATCGTCGAACCGCTGCTGGAGCGGCCGCTGCTGTCCGTGCTGTTCCCCGACGACCCCGCGGACACGCAGATCAACGAGACGGCCTACGCCCAGCCCGCCACCTTCGCCGTCGAGTACGCCATGGCCCGGCTGTGGCAGTCCTGGGGCATCACCCCGGCGGCGGTCCTCGGGCACAGCGCGGGCGAATGCGTCGCCGCCTGCGTCGCGGGCGCGATGTCGCTGGAGGACGGGCTGGCCTTCTCGGTGGAGCGCGCCCGGATCATCCAGGACCACGGGCGGCCCGGCACCATGGCCGCGGTCTTCGCCGCCGAGGAGGACGTCGCGGCCGAGATCGCCGCCCACCGGGACCTGATCGCCATCGCCGCGGTCAACGGCCCGGCCGCCACGACCATCTCCGGCGACCGCGGCCTGGTGGAGTCCGTGTGCGCCGCCTTCGCGGCCCGCGGTGTCAAGGCCAGGCCGCTGCACATCGCGTCGGCCGGGCACTCGCCGCTGATGGACCCGGCGGTCGAACCGCTGCGCCGCGCCGCGGAGAAGATCGCCTTCACCGCCCCCCGCATCCCGCTGGTCTCCAATGTCAGCGGCGCCCTGTGGCCGTGGGACCAGGCGCCGGGCCCCGACTACTGGGCCCGGCACGTCCGGGAGACCGTACGGCTGGCCGACGGGGTGCGCACCCTGCGCGACATGGGCTACCGCACCTTCCTCGAAGTCGGCCCCGCCCCCACCCTGCTGGGCGTCATCAGCGACGCCCTGCCGCCCGGCCACGACGACCTGCTGCTGCCGAGCCTGCGCCCCCAGCAGGACGACTGGGAGGTGCTGCTGTCGACGGTGGCCGAGCTGTACGCGGCGGGCGCCGCCATCGACTGGGCCGGCTTCGACCGGGACTACGCCCGCGCCAGGGCGCAGCTGCCCGGCTACCCGTTCGAGCCGGTCCCCTGCTGGCAGCCGCCCCGGCCCTGGGACGGCGCCGCCACCGCCGCCGCCGAGGGCGAGGACGTCCAGGAGGACCCCGGCAGCCGGGCCGCGGAGCCCGGCGGCGGGCGGACCGCCCGGCGCTCCTCGCGCTCCCGGCGCAGGCAGAGCCGGATCGGCACCGCCGAGGAACTGCTGCGGCTGCCCGAGCAGGAGCGGCTGGCCGCGCTGACCGGGCAGTTCGTGCTCGGCGTCAAGGACGTGCTCGGCTCGGCCACCACCGAGGTGGGCCTGGACGAGCCGCTCACCGCCTTCGGCCTGGACTCGCTGATGGCCGTGGAATTGCGCAACGACATCCAGAGCCGGCTGCTGGTCACCCTCCAGATCACCGACTTCCTCGGCGGCGCCACCATCCGCAGCGTCGCGGAGCGCGTCCTCGGCGAACTGCCGTCCAGCGGCGCCGGCAGCGGCGAGGCGGGGGCGCCGCAGGCGCCAGCGGCGCCGGCCGCGATCCGCCGCGTGCGGCGGTCGGCCGACCTCGCCGCGCAGCTCCTGGACGAGATCACCGCCCGCGGCGAGGGCCGGGCGGCGTCGCCCGCCGGTCCGGAGGGACGGCAGTGA
- a CDS encoding non-ribosomal peptide synthetase, protein MTDDLDRRLAALTPEQRARFEELLARGARAEDVFPLSVLQRGTWFLEQLRPRNPGYIVPGAVRVEGPLDTAVLRAAVAEIVRRHEALRTVFELREGAPVQVVRHGMTVDVPETDLGGPRFTEADRQRWIGEALAEPFDIGTGPLLRVRLLRTGPDESVLAVAMHHLISDRWSTAVFLSELSELYEAFADGRPSPLPEPDIQYGDFAAWQQRQLEEGGWEQDLAYWRGHLAGAPAVLDLPTDRPRPAVQGFNGASVPVDLPPALIGDLAALAGRHGATPYMALLAVFQILLHRYSGQDDIVVGVPTALRGRAEVEPLIGYFVNTLPIRTSMGGDPSFVPVLTRVRDACLGAYAHQDVPFELIVADLNTPRDLSRPPVYQVSFSYGREPVPHFAMAGARLTRLPVRSEGARFDLELQAFDADGGLTGWFEYDRDLFDEATVVRLAGHFRRLAEQVVARPDAPMAELDLLDAAERRRVLADWNDTEKQWPGSGPVHEHIEEQARLRPAAEAVRHDGRSLSYDALNRRANRLAHLLRRHGVGRDVLVGVAMERSLDLVVALLATLKAGGAYVPLDPELPAARLAAIVGDARPPVLLTHGPAAGALPAVDCPVLRVEDLAAALAAEPDSDPAVAVDGEDLAYVIFTSGSTGRPKGVMNVHAALRNRLLWMQDAYRLDGTDRVLQKTPFSFDVSVWEFFWPLMAGATLVLARPGGHRDSGYLAATVEAERITTLHFVPSMLQLYLQEPPRMSAGLRRVFCSGEELPRALQDRFLERYPAQLHNLYGPTEAAIDVTAWHCRPEPGGRPVPIGRPIANTRMYVLDRHDRPVPEGVPGELHIGGRGLARGYLGRPDLTAERFIEDPFVPGARLYRTGDLARFRDDGALEFLGRLDHQVKLRGLRVELGEIEAVLTRHQDVREAVVVAREHAPGDVRLAAYTTAAGPVAPAAGDLAAHLRAHLPEYMVPASFTALDALPLTPSGKTDRKALPQPQGDRPDLRTRFVAPTDGLEHALAGMWRGLLGVERVGVRDNFFDLGGHSLLMAEFRTGLAADLGHELTMVELFQHPTIGSLAAYLGGGRTGPQAVAPGARQRAENRRQSQSRRQQAAERRASSRGDR, encoded by the coding sequence GTGACCGACGACCTGGACCGGCGGCTGGCCGCCCTCACCCCCGAGCAGCGGGCCCGCTTCGAGGAGCTGCTGGCCCGGGGCGCCCGGGCCGAGGACGTCTTCCCGCTGTCGGTCCTGCAACGCGGCACCTGGTTCCTCGAACAGCTCAGGCCGCGCAACCCCGGCTACATCGTGCCCGGCGCGGTCCGGGTCGAAGGCCCCCTCGACACGGCGGTGCTGCGCGCCGCCGTCGCCGAGATCGTGCGCCGCCACGAGGCCCTGCGCACCGTGTTCGAGCTGCGCGAGGGCGCGCCGGTCCAGGTCGTCCGCCACGGCATGACCGTGGACGTACCGGAAACCGACCTCGGCGGGCCGCGGTTCACCGAGGCCGACCGGCAGCGGTGGATCGGCGAGGCGCTGGCCGAACCCTTCGACATCGGCACCGGCCCCCTGCTGCGGGTCCGGCTGCTGCGCACGGGCCCGGACGAGTCGGTGCTCGCCGTGGCGATGCACCACCTGATCTCCGACCGCTGGTCCACCGCTGTCTTCCTGTCAGAACTGTCCGAGCTGTACGAGGCGTTCGCCGACGGGCGCCCCTCGCCGCTGCCCGAACCCGACATCCAGTACGGCGACTTCGCCGCCTGGCAGCAGCGGCAGCTGGAAGAGGGCGGCTGGGAGCAGGACCTGGCCTACTGGCGCGGCCATCTGGCGGGCGCGCCCGCCGTTCTCGACCTGCCCACCGACCGGCCCCGCCCCGCCGTGCAGGGCTTCAACGGCGCCTCCGTGCCGGTCGACCTGCCCCCGGCCCTGATCGGCGACCTGGCCGCGCTGGCCGGCCGGCACGGCGCCACCCCGTACATGGCGCTGCTGGCGGTCTTCCAGATCCTGCTGCACCGCTACAGCGGCCAGGACGACATCGTCGTGGGCGTGCCCACCGCCCTGCGCGGGCGCGCCGAGGTCGAGCCGCTCATCGGCTACTTCGTCAACACCCTGCCGATCAGGACCTCTATGGGCGGCGACCCGTCCTTCGTCCCGGTCCTCACCCGCGTCCGGGACGCGTGCCTGGGCGCGTACGCCCACCAGGACGTCCCGTTCGAACTGATCGTCGCCGACCTCAACACCCCGCGCGACCTCAGCCGCCCCCCGGTCTACCAGGTCAGCTTCAGCTACGGCCGCGAGCCCGTACCGCACTTCGCCATGGCGGGCGCCCGCCTCACCCGGCTCCCGGTCAGGAGCGAGGGCGCCCGCTTCGACCTGGAACTCCAGGCGTTCGACGCCGACGGCGGCCTGACCGGCTGGTTCGAGTACGACCGCGACCTCTTTGACGAGGCGACCGTCGTGCGGCTCGCCGGGCACTTCAGGCGGCTGGCGGAACAGGTCGTCGCCCGCCCCGACGCGCCCATGGCGGAGCTGGACCTGCTGGACGCCGCCGAGCGCCGCCGCGTCCTGGCCGACTGGAACGACACAGAAAAGCAGTGGCCGGGCAGCGGCCCCGTGCACGAGCACATCGAGGAGCAGGCCCGGCTGCGGCCCGCGGCCGAGGCCGTGCGCCACGACGGCCGGAGCCTGAGCTACGACGCGCTCAACCGCCGCGCCAACCGGCTCGCCCATCTGCTGCGCCGCCACGGCGTCGGCCGGGACGTCCTGGTCGGCGTCGCCATGGAGCGCTCCCTCGACCTGGTCGTCGCGCTGCTGGCGACCCTCAAGGCCGGCGGGGCGTACGTACCGCTCGACCCGGAGCTGCCGGCCGCGCGCCTGGCCGCGATCGTCGGGGACGCCCGGCCCCCGGTGCTGCTCACCCACGGCCCGGCGGCGGGGGCGCTGCCCGCCGTGGACTGCCCGGTGCTGCGCGTGGAGGACCTGGCGGCGGCGCTCGCCGCCGAGCCGGACAGCGACCCCGCGGTGGCGGTGGACGGCGAGGATCTGGCGTACGTCATCTTCACCTCCGGCTCCACCGGCCGCCCCAAGGGCGTCATGAATGTGCACGCGGCGCTGCGCAACCGCCTGCTGTGGATGCAGGACGCCTACCGGCTCGACGGCACCGACCGCGTCCTGCAGAAGACGCCGTTCTCCTTCGACGTGTCGGTGTGGGAGTTCTTCTGGCCGCTGATGGCCGGCGCGACGCTCGTCCTCGCCCGGCCCGGCGGCCACCGCGACAGCGGCTACCTGGCCGCCACCGTCGAGGCCGAGCGCATCACGACCCTGCACTTCGTCCCGTCGATGCTCCAGCTCTACCTCCAGGAGCCGCCGCGGATGTCCGCCGGTCTGCGCCGGGTCTTCTGCAGCGGCGAGGAACTGCCGCGCGCCCTCCAGGACCGCTTCCTGGAGCGCTACCCGGCGCAGCTGCACAATCTGTACGGCCCCACCGAGGCCGCCATCGACGTCACCGCGTGGCACTGCCGGCCGGAACCGGGCGGGCGGCCGGTGCCCATCGGCCGGCCCATCGCCAACACCCGGATGTACGTCCTGGACCGGCACGACCGGCCCGTCCCCGAGGGCGTCCCCGGCGAGCTCCACATCGGCGGGCGCGGCCTGGCCCGCGGCTACCTCGGCCGCCCCGACCTGACCGCGGAACGCTTCATCGAGGACCCCTTCGTGCCCGGCGCCCGCCTCTACCGCACCGGCGACCTCGCCCGCTTCCGCGACGACGGCGCCCTGGAATTCCTCGGCCGGCTCGACCACCAGGTCAAGCTGCGCGGCCTGCGCGTCGAACTCGGCGAGATCGAGGCGGTGCTGACCCGGCACCAGGACGTGCGCGAAGCGGTCGTCGTCGCCCGCGAGCACGCTCCCGGTGACGTGCGCCTGGCCGCCTACACGACCGCCGCGGGACCCGTCGCGCCCGCCGCCGGCGACCTCGCCGCGCACCTGCGCGCGCACCTGCCGGAGTACATGGTGCCGGCCTCCTTCACCGCGCTGGACGCGCTGCCGCTCACTCCCAGCGGCAAGACCGACCGCAAGGCGCTGCCGCAGCCGCAGGGCGACCGGCCCGATCTGCGGACCCGGTTCGTGGCGCCCACCGACGGCCTGGAGCACGCGCTCGCCGGGATGTGGCGCGGCCTGCTGGGCGTCGAACGCGTCGGTGTGCGCGACAACTTCTTCGACCTGGGCGGCCATTCGCTGCTGATGGCGGAATTCCGCACCGGCCTGGCCGCCGACCTCGGCCACGAGCTGACCATGGTCGAACTCTTCCAGCACCCCACCATCGGATCGCTCGCCGCCTACCTCGGCGGCGGGCGGACCGGGCCGCAGGCCGTCGCGCCCGGCGCCCGGCAGCGCGCAGAGAACCGTCGTCAGTCCCAGAGCCGGCGCCAGCAGGCGGCCGAACGGCGGGCTTCCTCCCGCGGAGACAGGTGA